The following are encoded together in the Desulfurella sp. genome:
- a CDS encoding FAD/NAD(P)-binding oxidoreductase has translation MSKIVVLGAGISGHTAASYLRKLLSKEHEVIVIAPNSKWNWIPSNIWVGIGAMEPEDVTFELERVYKKIGVIFKQAKAIAIYPEGTQTTSKPFVQIEYTGRDLSGKKENVEYDYLINATGPKLNFEATPGLGPDKNSLSVCSASHAKQAAQELKKTIENMKKGKNAVFLVGTGHGQATCQGAAFEYVFNLDFVLKKEKVKDKAKIVFITNEYELGDFGMAGAHIKKGGYITHTKTFTESLFAERNVSWIKRAHIYKVESNKAYYETLYGSIHEIEFDFAMLIPPFVGVGLKAYNKTGEDITENLFTSNGFMKVDADYTQKPYEEWKAADWPKTYQNPAYKNIFAAGIAFAPPHAISKPMYSPNKTPIFPAPPRTGMPSAIIGRNCALNIASMIKHGNQTPKHTASMAEIGAACVASTGASLFSGTAASITVYPIVPDFEKYPEYGRDLYYTFGEIGLAGHWIKLLLHYAFIYKAKLKPFWFVLPE, from the coding sequence GTGATTGTGATTGCACCAAATAGCAAGTGGAACTGGATACCTTCTAATATCTGGGTTGGAATAGGAGCAATGGAACCAGAAGATGTAACGTTTGAGCTTGAGAGAGTTTATAAAAAAATAGGTGTGATATTTAAACAAGCAAAAGCAATTGCAATTTATCCAGAAGGTACTCAAACGACCTCAAAACCATTTGTACAGATTGAGTATACTGGCAGAGACCTTTCTGGGAAAAAGGAAAATGTAGAATATGATTACTTAATAAATGCAACAGGTCCAAAACTTAATTTCGAAGCAACACCCGGTCTGGGTCCTGATAAAAATTCTCTGTCTGTTTGCAGTGCATCCCATGCAAAACAAGCAGCTCAAGAACTTAAAAAAACAATTGAAAACATGAAAAAAGGCAAAAATGCTGTATTTCTTGTAGGCACAGGACACGGTCAAGCTACCTGCCAGGGTGCAGCTTTTGAATATGTATTTAATTTAGATTTCGTACTTAAAAAAGAAAAGGTAAAAGACAAAGCAAAGATAGTATTCATAACAAACGAATACGAGCTTGGAGACTTTGGAATGGCTGGTGCACACATAAAAAAAGGAGGCTATATAACACATACCAAAACATTTACTGAATCTTTATTTGCTGAAAGAAATGTATCATGGATAAAAAGGGCTCACATATATAAAGTTGAATCAAATAAAGCGTATTACGAAACACTCTATGGTAGCATTCATGAAATTGAATTCGATTTTGCAATGCTTATACCTCCTTTTGTAGGCGTTGGTCTTAAAGCATACAATAAAACTGGCGAAGATATTACTGAGAATCTATTTACATCAAATGGCTTTATGAAAGTTGATGCAGACTATACGCAAAAACCTTATGAAGAATGGAAAGCTGCTGATTGGCCAAAAACCTATCAAAACCCTGCATACAAAAATATATTTGCAGCAGGTATTGCTTTTGCACCACCTCATGCAATCTCAAAACCAATGTATAGCCCAAATAAAACACCAATCTTTCCAGCACCACCTCGCACAGGAATGCCTTCTGCTATAATTGGTAGAAATTGTGCTTTAAATATAGCAAGTATGATTAAACATGGCAATCAGACACCAAAACACACAGCATCTATGGCAGAAATTGGCGCAGCATGTGTAGCTTCTACAGGAGCCAGTCTTTTTTCTGGCACTGCTGCTTCTATAACAGTATATCCTATTGTGCCTGATTTTGAAAAATATCCTGAATATGGCCGGGATTTGTATTACACATTTGGCGAAATTGGGCTTGCTGGTCATTGGATCAAGCTTTTATTGCACTATGCATTTATTTATAAAGCAAAACTAAAACCGTTTTGGTTTGTATTACCAGAATAG